In Lycium ferocissimum isolate CSIRO_LF1 chromosome 7, AGI_CSIRO_Lferr_CH_V1, whole genome shotgun sequence, the sequence cttttcaaattgTCAGAAGACAAGACTCAAGAGATTTCATTTCTTCAGAAAAGGACTGGAGCGTCATGCCATGACCTATGAGGCAAAAGATTAGCTAGAGAATTGAATGACACGAAACTATACACATAATTTTAGGGACAACTGGTCAATGTCAAACAATGGCACTCTGGTTGTATTGTTGTTCCAAGTCTAGATTCTTCAAATTCTGACCCAGCAAGTTGGTGATCTCTTTACCAACCTCTCTGCTCCTATCTATCCGAGtactcttttttgtttttgttacgttacaaaaactaaataaatataaacattTATTTGCCTCCCTTCAAATGTGTATAATGATACAATCTTTAAAATTGATTCTAGGAGGATGAGATTGTATGCTGAGTTTGACAGCACAATAATGATTATTGACGCTACTCGAAAATGTATTAATTTTGGATTATGGGGGATTCTAATTCTGCTAGAATTCATAAATGAAAGTAAAAGTGATTTAAGAGGATTATTAATGAATGATCTGTCGTTGAGGCTGGTTTAAATACTCCTAGTTTATTTTGGGATTAAGTGAGAAATAAGAGTTATCTAAAACAAAACTTATATGCAGTAAGCCACTAAGTAATCACTCCAACAAATAGATGTATGACATATGTTTGTACGTACATTTCTATCACTCAATCATGATTAATGGAGTACGTATTTTCACTACATTAAATTATTTAACCATAATAAGTTAAATTGGTTTGATGTAAAACACCCTATCGTGTGTGCCTTTATTAGGCTTCCCAACCCATCCATTTATATTTCCCGAAGCTGCTTTGTAAAATCCGCCATATCTAGATCCCTGGAAAGCGTACCTGAAATTTCACCAAACAGCAATAATCCTTCCCAAAGCTGCTCTGGCAAAATCTTGCCACAATTTTTCTTGTGTACTGCATATATCATTAATATGAGTAATAATTGGTTCAGCATTTTCTTCCCATAGATGACGGGTTGAGAAACAGCCACTAATAATTGTGTTAGGGTAGACTGCATCACACCCCTTGAAATAAGATTTTACCCCAGGTCTTACTAACAAGAGATGTTTTGTGCACCGAGCTGTCCTTTTTTTCCAACCATCAGATTGGAGTTTGCTGGATTTAGGAAAAAAATCCATCATGTTAGAACTTAGAATTAATGTTTCAATTAATATTGAAATAGTTCATCTGATAAAGctcttgattttcaaaaccaaatgAATTTAAATTTGAAGATAGTTGGAGTCTCTCCCATGAGCAAACGGAAGAACAAAGGACAACTCTATCTTAGGGATTCAACTAAGCCACACAACAAGTAGCATTCAAGAATGTTGCTCTTCTATTCttgaattcataatttcaccttTTGATCAATGCCTTCAAGGGAAAAGTGTTTGTGGATTGCTTTTTAACTTGAAGATACATTCTTCATTTAGTCTTGTACGTTTTAGGTTCTTAAAAGAGacatttttatttgttaaatttatATTGATAATTATTACTAAACGAATTTTCGTATAAGAACTTCTATCCTATAAATAGTTCTTCTTTTCTCGTAAAATAATAgcaatttgaattaaaaatcaAGAGCTTTTATCAGATGAACtgtttcaaaattaattgaaacattAATTCTAAGTTCTAACACATCAAGGGTGTGATAGGAAGTATTCCGGTTGAAGAGATTTTAATCTCCTGTATTATAAACCTTCCGTATcttttatcctttcttttcctgTTCTCTCCTTTTCCGTTTTGAGTTCAAGCAGACTGCTTGACTAattgagtttaagttatatgacATGAACTCTTGATTAATTAGTGTTTAGAGCATGAAATTAAACTGATCTTAAAAATGAgtggtcttaaatttttagaCCCTACTTATTCATGCGCAAATTTCAAGATCAATAGTCAAAATTTGTTAAACCTAAAATTTTGCTCATAAGATAAGTCATGTCAAAAGTTCCAACACATTTAAAGTCATTCTCGTAAATCACACGGTTTGGAGAGAGCTGATACAATAAATATTGCTGCAAGACTTGCCAATTCTTCTCCACATTTTCGAGCCCATATGCAGGTGACCGACTGACCGGTGATGTGTCTGATAGAAAGATTAGTctaagaaggaaaaaagagtagAAACAAACAAAATTAAGACACCATATGATGTATCAGATTGAAAAATGGTCCAagaggattaaaaaaaaaaaaaaacaaacaaacaaacaaacttaAGACACTATATGACGTGACAAATAGAAAGAATAGtccaagagaaggaaaaaataaCGAAACAAACAAAACTAAGACACTATATAGAAATAAAATTTTCCATAAGGACCACTTCTGAGAGGCAGTTAGACTTCGTATCTTTGAATTCATGACCTTTGATTTAAGGAAAACATGCTAATTCAACGGTGTAAGAAACACGTGAAGTAGTTGGACGTAACATTAATGATGAGAATATCCTAGAAATCTTAACGTATTTTTCAGTTGAACAGCGTTACAGAAAAAGATACAACCAGCAATTTGTAAGAATTACTATTAAGAGGAATGCTTACTATCTTGAACAAATCTTCTAAGATGAAGATTTGCAATTTACTCCAATTTCTAATAAAAAATACCCCAAATTCAGTGCAGAGTGACGAAAGTCACGCAGAAGAAGATTGGCAAGTCTTGCAGCGCTAGCTCCGCCCGTGATCACAGAAATGTCCTTGCATACTTAATATCATAAATTCTACTAATACTTAATAATAAATGATACTACTAATACACTGAGTacgttgttgttattgataattttttttttcttaaaactcTATGCTCGATAAAATATCTTGCTGTGCATAAAATGAAACTGGAAGAGTACCAGTACTCACTACTCCAATTACGTATGGCATGTCACACCACCAAATTTAATTTAACTTACAATTTATGTCGGTCAATGGGAACACCTCGTTAGTCTATCCCGGCACCAATCTGCCACGCTATCATGCCCTCACACACATACACTCCTAACCGTTAATCCTCCTTTGGGTTACAAACAAGTTCTATATAATCTTACTGCAGTTTCTAGACCCATTCATTATTAGTCTCCTTTCTTAACTCCCTCAATATGACACTACACTTCACTCATCTTCATTTTCCTTTATTACTTCTGATTATCTGCCTATGTATGAACTCAACCCTTGCAGGGATAGCCCATAACTTTTATCCATTTTTTGAAGTTGATGCTGATGGAACTGTCCACAGGTTTCAAGAGATCAAGTTTGTCCCTCCATCAAACAATCCCAAAACCGGAGTCCAATCCAAAGACGTTACAATTTTGCCAGAACAAAACGTATCAGCCCGACTTTACCTTCCCAAAATCagtgaaaaaaatcaaaaatttccTCTGCTTTTCTACGTTCACGGTGGCGGCTTCTGTACTCAGTCAGCATTTTCTCCCACATATGATAGTTACCTCCACAGGCTAACTGCTGCAGCTAATGTAGTTGCAGTATCAATTGATTATAGACTAGCCCCAGAGCATCCAATCCCATCGTGTTACGATGATTCATGGGCTGTCATGAATTGGGCTGCTCAAGGGAAAGAGCCATGGCTCAAACAACATGCCAATTTTTCGCGAGTTTTCTTGGCTGGTGATAGCGCTGGGGCTAATATTGCTCATAACATGATGGTTCGTGCAAGTGAGGAAAGTCATTTTCTCCCTTCTCTAGTGGGAATGGCATTGATTGATCCCTACTTTGGTAACGGTAAGCCTGATGGACTTTTCACATATTTATGCCCAAAAAGTAATGGGATTGATGATGCAAGATTCAATCCGGCAGCTCATCCGATGATGCTGTCGAAGTTGAATTGCTCCAAGATTTTAGTTTGTACCGCAGGCAAAGATTTTTTGAGAGACAGGGCTTGGACTTATTACGAGACGATGAAGAAAAGCGGGTGGAAAGGTCAAGTGGGGATAAAGGAGATCGAAGGAGAGGGGCATGTTTTCCATTTGTTTAACCAAACTTCTGAGAAAGCCAAGGTCTTGATGAAATCGCTGGTCGAGTTCTTGGTCTAATGCTATAGTAATTAATTCTTGGCTATCTGATAGAATTCAGGATTTAGAGTTAGTGAATGTAGAATCAGTTTAATCATATTTGTAATCCTTTTATAATTGATGTTTCTGGCTTTCtccatatgtatacataattcAAGCTGATAGTAATGAGTTCAGTTGAATCCGTGGAACATGCCTTAAATATATGTGTCTGCTTGTATGTtgttgaaaataataatttaaaattataggAAATCAAAATTGATTAGGATTTGGTATTTTAATTCATGTTtagttaggatttatagtcaaattaaTATAGGAACAAGTTTTCctattttgagttaaagtaAGTTTCATACTATTATAAATAAGGGTGCTGCTAGCGATTTTCATAACAAGTGAAAACAAGAGAGAATAAGAGATATTATAGAGATTCATATAGTctattaataaaatatcaccCTTCAAATAAATTAGTGTCAGAGCTTCTACGATCCTGGTAGAAAATTAAAAAGCTTTCGCTGTCGGCGGCGAATATAACACACATATGCTGCCCGTCTGgccaatgatgatgatgttggcAAACGCCGGCCAATAATATAGGCATGAGCAATAATCATTCTAAGAAtgattggaaaaaaatattacagGTTTCAAGAGGTGCAAATAAATTTGCATAAGAGGAAGGAATTGTTTTTCAAGAGGTGTAAAAAtaaattggaatgttggagagaaagtgctccaacgattgtgaaggttgaagagaaagtgcttcaacaattgaaggttGATGAGAGAGTGTATCAATAAAatagttgttgttgatattacaatgaaattacaattacaattgaaaaataaaatgaagaaataaaaatatcttcggCTAAGGCGaggatatctcgctctctttaaggagattcaagccaCTATGCAAATCTACGGTCCCAATGAAGAAATCTTTCCGACTTGTCCCCTCCAGGATACAACGACCGATCACGTCGTACAACTCAACAAACTGCAgacaagatgttgagtccaaagctccaccaaaaagaagaacacatttcttcaactaataaactctcttctattttcctcactttttaagaactctccaaaatatatattcttCTCTACCCACCACAAGTTAAGGATGACAAACTATTTATAGTTGAAATATTCATCCTTGaattaatttgatatgaataggGTAGTAAAAGAGGTAGATAAATGGAAGAATTATTATTTAGAGGTTACATAAGTTACACACATAAAGAGGAAGAATGAGGATGAGTGAAGGATTAGAGGTTACACAAATTTAACAGGAAGTTTATGGCAATTTACTACCACTTACTGCCACAACGTGAATGACATGgtcaaaaggaagaaaatgagacaCTAACTGAAAGGAGTAAAAGTGATAAATGAATAAAGGAGTTTCATAGGCATTAAACTCCACATTCTGCCGAGTACTGAACGTGGTGGACCATTTCAAACACACTTTAAAAGCAACACTTTAATATAATCAtttgtaatattaaaatgctaaaAAACACTTACAATCCCCcactcattttaatattaaCATAGAAGAGAGTTTACCAGCTGAAGGTAGATTATcatgcataatgaaggtgtgctCTGCATTGAACCTTCATTTAGTAAAACAATAATCTTTAATCCAGAGTCGTAGTGGTCTCAGACTTGAACTATGACTGCTTAAGGGAAAATAAAGAATTATTGCTCACACATAATAATCAAGGTGTTGACATGAGCTTTCACAGCCAAAGACATTACGGCCTTGTGCTATCCGGTTTCATGAGTGCTTTTGAGAACGAGCCCAATTCTCATAGGAAGCGGCCTACTTccacactcacataggtgaaaTGTCCCAGTGCTTCGTAACTTAACACCCTACTCATACGAGCTACGAATTTCATTAAGAGTTTATAAACTCAACCTCCACAAATCATTCTGAAATAATGCACCCACACCATAGGGagggaataaataaaatagtgcattttcTCAAAAAGTCATCATATGATTCGTTTTTCCCATTGAACACCGGTTATAGGATTTCTAGTCCCCAGGTTGGGTTTCCTCATATACGACTCATGAATTTATGGGCTTCAATCCCATCCCCCTCGATGTGCTCCAGACCTTTTCTCTTTCCAAGGCCTTGGTTAGTGGATCTGCAAGATTATCACAAGATTTGACATAATCAACGTTAATGGTACCACTTGTCAAATATGATCTCACGATCGTGTTTTCTCCTTATAGGTATGGATTTACCGTTATAATAACGGTTTTGAACTCTACCAATTGCGGCGGTGCTAtcacaatgaattaaaataggaggaattggtttttcaaaataaggaatttgaaataataaatctctTAACCAATTCGCTTCTTCACTAGTCGAAGCTAAAGCAATTAGTTCGGCCTCCATGGTAGAGTTAGCAATAATAGTTTGCTTTTTTTATTTCCAACAAATAGCACCACCTCGCCAACGTAAAAATATAACCGGTGGTAGAACAGAATCACCGGATAAAGTGTTCCAATCGCATCGAAAAAGCCTTCAAGTACAGCaggatattttttataaaacaagcCATAAGATTTTGTaccaactaaatatttcataactctCGTTATGGCATGCCAGTGTTCATTACTTGGCTTGCTTGTAAACCTGCTAAGTACTCCAACTGCATACGCAATATCAGGCCTAGTGCAATCAATCACATATCTCAAACTTCCAATTAAGCTAGCATATTCCTTTTGATTTAtcacatcattttcactttgaacagGATACAAGTGAATACTTGAATCAAAAGGAGTTACAACATGCTTGCAATtaagaaagttatattttttcaaaattttctcaacataatgTGATTTGGTCAAGGAAAATTCCATCACATGTTTTAGTAATTTTATTCCAAGAATAAAATTTGCCTACCAAgatctttcatatcaaaatggcttctaagaatatttttagtttcaCCAATAACATTCATGTTAGAGCCAAAGATCAATAAATCATCAACATAGAGGCAAACAATAACATGTGAATTATTCCAAGACTTATGATAGATGCACTTATCACACTCATttgttttaaaaccattttcaatcATGCAGGAATCAAATTTCTCATGCCATTGCTTTGGTGCCTGTTTCAAGCCATATAGGGATTTAGTAAGTTTACACACTTTGCTTTCTGGCTCGCTTCAATAAAACCTTCggttgttccatataaattTCCTCATTTAGGTCCCCATTTAAAAAAGCAGCTTTTACATCCATTTGGTGAATATGCAAATCAAAAATTGCAAAGAATAGCAATTAAAAGTCTTATGGATGTAATTCTAGTTACCGGAGAAAAAGTATCAAAAAATTCTAGGCCTTCTAGTTGTTTAAAACCTTTAGCAACTAGTCTAGCCTTATATTTATCAACGAGCCATCCGGTTTTAACTTTTTCTAAGGACCCATTTACACCCAATTGTTTTACAACCCGGTGGTAAATCAACTAACTTCCAAGTTTTATTGGAAATAAGTGATTCCATTTCATCATTTACAGCCTCTTTCCAAAAAATAGCATCATGTGAAGATAAAGCTTCTTGTAAATTGAGAGGGTCATTTCCaatattaaaaacataaaaatcaggaCCAAAATCTTTTTCTACCCTAGCTCTTTTACTTCTTCTTAACTCATAATCatcactttctttatttttcaaaacagaaGTAGAAGAACTAGGTAGTGACAAAATATTTTCGTTAGTCCTATGACCCCTACTATTTTTAGAATCAAATGGAAATTTATTTTCAGGAAAAATAGCATCAACTAattctattattatattatcttcaaGACTAAAAAATCTATAAGCTGTACTATTTGAAGCATAACCAAGAAAAGCACAAGTAGTAACTTTTTTACCCAATTTACTTATTTTGGGATCCATTAGCCTTACATAAGCTAGACAACCCCAAACTCTTAGATATCCCAAATTTGGCTTGTGACCTTTCCACAACTCAAATGGTGTCAATTTAGTCTTTTTATGAGGCACACGATTCAACACATAACAATCTTAAAATAGCTTCACCCCAAAAATTTAAAGGTGCACTAGACTCAATAAGCATGGCATTTGTCAACTCAACCAAagttctattttttctctccGCTACACCATTAGACGCGGGAGAATAAGGTGgagtagtttcatgaattattcccAATGATCTAACAAAAGAATTAAACTCATTAGACTCATATTCACGGCCTCTatcacttctaattctttttatttttctaccaaactgattttcaacttcatggagataaattttaaaattttcaaaagcatcacttttatttttcatcaagaaaacatatgtatacttagaaaaatcatcaataaaagtaataaaatatctatttcCTCCACGAgttaaaattcctccaagttcacAAATATCAGTATGAATTAATTCTAATAATTCAGTTTTTCTATCAACTTGAAAATGAGgcctttttgtgattttggcTTTACTACAAGCTTCacatttttcaaaatcctttttaatcATTGGGATTAATCCTAAACTACTCATGATTCCCACATAACGATTATTAATGTGACACAAACGAGCATGCCAAAAATTAGTGGAAGAAAGCATGTAAATTGAATTAGTAACTTTATTCATCTCAACATTCAACTTAAACATCCCATCACAAGCATACCCCTTTCCcacaaaaataccttttttcaCTATTACATATTGATCAGACTCAATAATTTGTTTGAAGCCTGCTTTATTAAGAAGAAAACTAGACATCAAATTTTTTCTCATGGAAGGAGTATAAAGTACATCTTTTAAAGTTAACACCCTTCCTGAGGTAAAGCTCAACTCGACATCTCCCTTTCCAAGCACTTGAGTAGTGTGAGAATCACCAAGCATGATGGTTTTGGGCTCCTCAAATGGAGTATACACTTTGAACCAATCTTTGTCATAGCGTATACGACATGACGGTTTGCACCGAAATCAGCCACCAtccatcaacattttcaaccatatttatgtCTGTTATCACCGCCACAAGTGGCTCTTCGATAACGTTCGCCCGAGGTGTAGGACCACGTTTCCGAAACTTGCAAAATCGAGCAATATGCCCACTCTTGCCACAGACAAAGCATGGTCCTCCATTTTGtgcttgttgattttgtgcttGGTTGTTACcaccattatttttcttgggaggtctaccattatttttcttgaatattttcttcttaggcttcatagaggtatttttgttagcattaggaGCGCATTAtttgaagtaattaaatttaccTTATTTGTGACGGGTTGTAAGTTGCTCTCTTCCGTTTGCAAAAGTGCATCTTGGCCCCTTGCCTCTTCCTCCATGCGTATTCGCATAATCAATGTCTCAAGTGAagtttccttttgtttgtggcgcatagttttttgaaattccttCCATGAAGGTGGAAGTTTATCTATTATGCCACAAACAATAAGGTTATCTCCAATTTTGATCTCCTCGGACCTAAGCTCTCCAACAATCAttataaagtcttgagcttgaTCTACCATCGATTTGTTGTCCACCATTTGGAAACGAAAAAATCTACTAGCAAGATATTTTTTCGCTCCGGCCTCCCGGTATCATATTTACTCGCAACgctttccaaattttctttgcgagagtaagttctatcataataatcataaaaattatcGATAGACAATTAAGTAGATAATACCGACACTTGTATGAATCTTCATcgtacttttcaatttttcttgaagagaaataagttcttcatcattcatGGAAGAGTTGTCTACTTTATTTGGATTCTTCTCGGTTAACACATAAGAAACATTGAGAAGACTTAAGTAGAAAAAGTACTTTACCCTTCCATCTCTTAAAATGAGTACCGTTGAACCGAAATGGCTTGTTAAGATCTCCTACTTTGACATCCGCCgatttttcaattgtagccatatGAATTCTCCTTaaaattgttggtgatattacaatgaaattacaattacaattgaaaaataaaatgaagaaataaaaatatcttctaCGAGGCGcgatatctcgctctctttaaggagattcaagcccaTCCGAAAAAATCTACTTGGCCGGCAAAGATGAATCTTTCGACTTGTCCTCCAGGATACAAACGTCCGATCACGTCGTACAACTCAACAAACTCTggacaagatgttgagtccaaagctccaccaaaaagaagaacacatttcttcaactaataaactctcttctattttcctcactttttaagaactctccaaaatatatattcttCTCTACCCACCACAAGTTAAGGATGACAAACTATTTATAGTTGAAATATTCATCCTTGaattaatttgatatgaataggGTAGTAAAAGAGGTAGATAAATGGAAGAATTATTATTTAGAGGTTACATAAGTTACACACATAAAGAGGAAGAATGAGGATGAGTGAAGGATTAGAGGTTACACAAATTTAACAGGAAGTTTATGGCAATTTACTACCACTTACTGCCACAACGTGAATGACATGgtcaaaaggaagaaaatgagacaCTAACTGAAAGGAGTAAAAGTGATAAATGAATAAAGGAGTTTCATAGGCATTAAACTCCACATTCTGCCGAGTACTGAACGTGGTGGACCATTTCAAACACACTTTAAAAGCAACACTTTAATATAATCAtttgtaatattaaaatgctaaaAAACACTTACaggaatgttggagagaaagtgctccaacgattgtgaaagttgaagagaaagcatcaacaaattggaatgttggagataAAGTACTCCAGCAATtatgaaggttgaagagaaagtgcttcaacaattaaaGGTTGgtgagaaagtgcatcaacaaaattgaaatgttggagagaaagtgctccagcgattgtgaaggttgaagagaaagtgcttcaacaattgaaggCTAGGGAGGAAGTGTAACAACAAAATTGaaatgttggagagaaagtgctcaagattgtgaaggttgaagagaaagtgcttcaacaattgaaggttGGTGAAAAAGTATATCAACAAATTGGAATGTTAGAGAAAGTGTTCCAACGAttgtgaaagttgaagagaaagtgctccaaCAAATTGGAAGATGGTGAGTGacagttgaagagaaagtgcttcaataATTGATGGATTGAAAACAAGTGCTTTAACAATTGGAAGATGGTGACAAGTGGATCAAGAATTAgatatataattttgaattacgggagaatattgaaaataataattcaaaactgattaggatttgatattttaattcatgtctaattagaatttatagtcaaattaaTATATGAATAGGTATTCCTATTTGAGTTAAAGTAAATTTcatattattataaataaagATGCTGCTGGCGATTTTCATAACAAGTGAAAATAAGAGAGAATAAAAGATATTATAGAGATTTATAGAGtctattaataaaatatttttcttcatatgTCAGATGAAAAGTATTAATGCAGTACATTTTTATGCGGTGGTTAATTTTTACGTAATTATAGAGTTTAAGCATGCTTCGAGTTATTTTATGGCATCATGATATTATTGTCCTGCACATCATTTGAAAAGTAAAGAGGGTAAGAAGAAAGCCAGAAACTGCTGAACATGTCAATAAAGATTGACGGTGACCTGGTGCTACGCGTCTGGGTAGTGATAAATGATATATTGACGTTTATGGAGGGGTAGTTGATAAACAATATTGTACTTTGTACATATCAATAACTACATGCAATAAATAAACACCTACGGCATTCATGTGTGGAAAGGATGAGTTTTGAGTAGCAGGTGGTGAAATATTTACtccattcaaataaaaaaatttactcCATTTCAGCTGTAGTTGATTGTCTGAATAGTAATTGACCATCAACGTCGcttatttttgttttgtctttcaaaagttatctaACTTTACCTAGTTAAGTGTAATGATCATTTTAGTCAAAAATACAATTCTGATACCTATCTAATGACATGATAACCGTAAATTTTTACGAGAAactgtttttcaaaaattaaaattaatattaaatttatttaggaCCCAGCTCAAATCCTGTTATGTATATACccaattttttaatatgaaaagTGATGATTAGTACATAGGGTGCAGTATCTTGCTCGTTctcttacttttttttcttttgttttttcatgCGATGTCCGGTACTCTCATTGGGATCCGAATAAATCTTAATTCGCACCGAAAAGTCTCACATTGAGGATAAAATACTCCATAACAAAAATGACTCCATACCTAAGGAGACTCAAATTTGACCTCTTATTAAGAATGAAAGAGTACTTGCTATTCCGCAACAACTCTTGTTGGCCTTGCTCGTTCTCTTATAGACAAGcaatatatatttatctttGAATTGCTTGTATTTATCTTTGAAacagttgtgtttggttaaagTTTTCGTAattatttgaatgtattgaaagtgcaAAAAGTGGGggcaaa encodes:
- the LOC132064925 gene encoding probable carboxylesterase 13 — its product is MTLHFTHLHFPLLLLIICLCMNSTLAGIAHNFYPFFEVDADGTVHRFQEIKFVPPSNNPKTGVQSKDVTILPEQNVSARLYLPKISEKNQKFPLLFYVHGGGFCTQSAFSPTYDSYLHRLTAAANVVAVSIDYRLAPEHPIPSCYDDSWAVMNWAAQGKEPWLKQHANFSRVFLAGDSAGANIAHNMMVRASEESHFLPSLVGMALIDPYFGNGKPDGLFTYLCPKSNGIDDARFNPAAHPMMLSKLNCSKILVCTAGKDFLRDRAWTYYETMKKSGWKGQVGIKEIEGEGHVFHLFNQTSEKAKVLMKSLVEFLV